GGTTAATTCTAATTGGTGGCTTTGTTATTTGGTCTATAATTTCGCAATTATTAATCTCTGTTTTCAAAGTAAATATTTTAAAATTAATTATTGGTATTGGTACTTTTTCTCTGGCATTAGCCTTTGCAGGAAATGATTTGGTAAACTTTATTGGTGTACCAATTGCTGCTTGGGATTCTTATACTGCTTGGCAAAACTCTGGGCAAGCTGCAACAGAATTTTCTATGGCAGTTTTAGATAAAAAAGTATCTGCTAACTTTATTTATTTATTAATTGCTGGTGCAGTTATGGTGGTTACAATTTGGACTTCTAAAAAAGCCAAAACTGTTATTGAAACCGGTATTAATTTATCTAGACAAGGAGAAGGACATGAAAGATTTCAACCAAACACATTATCTAGATTGGTGGTAAGAGCTGCAATGGGTATTAATGTAGGAATAAGTGCTATAGTTCCTAAAAAAACATTAGCCTTTGTAGATTCTAAATTTCAAAAACCTGTTATAGAATTGTCTAAAGACAAAACTTATGAAATGCCTGCTTTCGATTTAATTAGAGCATCTATCAACTTAATTGTTGCAGGAATTTTAATTTCTGTAGGTACATCTTTAAAATTACCTTTATCTACAACATACGTAACTTTTATGGTAGCAATGGGTACTTCTTTAGCAGATAGGGCTTGGGGAAGAGAAAGTGCTGTGTATAGAGTTGCTGGTGTTTTAAATGTAATTGGTGGTTGGTTTATGACTGCTTTAGTGGCTTTTGTTGCTGCAGCTATTGTAGCATACCTTATAAATTTAGGAGGTATTGTAATGGTTGGAATTCTTTTATTACTTGTTTTTGGTTTAATTGCAAGGAACTCAGTTAATCTTACCAAAAAAACAAAAGAAGTTAAAAAACAAGAATATATAGAAAGAGCTGAATTAATTACCATTAATGGTGTTATTGAAGAAAGTGCAGATCATATTTCTGGAGTTATTAATCGTGTAAATAAATTATATACTCATGTTGTAAATGATTTAGCGAATCACGATTTAAATAAATTACGTAAAACAGATAAACACGTTGGTAAACTAAATGACGAAATTGATGGTTTAAAAGATGGTGTTTTTTATTTTATTAAATCTTTAGATGAAACTTCTGTTCAAGGAAGTAGATTTTATATAATGGTTTTAGGATACTTACAAGATGTTGCTCAGTCTATTAGTTATATTTCTAGAGCAAGTTATAAACATGTAAACAACAACCATAAAAACCTAAAAAAAGGACAGATAAAAGATTTAAAAAGTATTGATATTGAATTATCAGAACTATTAACAAAGGAAGCTGAAATATTTGAAAACAGAGATTTAGATGATTTAAATGATCTTCTTATCCAAAAAAACGAGCTTCTTAAAAATGTTTCTGAATCTATAGAAAAACAAGTTGCAAGAATTAGAACTGATGAAACTAGTCCTAAAAACACAACACTATACTTTAGTATTTTACTGGAAACAAAAGACTTAATTTCTGCACTAATAAACTTATTGCAGACGTATGAAGAGTTTCATTTAACTACAAAACAATCAAAATAAGAAAAAGAGTATTTTCTTATAATTTTAAATATTAAAAGCCAGTAAATTCATTTTTACTGGCTTTTTTATTTAAAACCAAAAGCCTAAATTAAATAACCAGAAACCGTCTTTTGTATCTGGAGACCATGTGTATTTTATCTCTAAAGGACCTAATAAACTATTGTAGCTATAACCAACTGCATAACCAGATTTTATATTATCAAAAAACTCTAAATTTTTAAAAACATTGTCTTCTAAACGTGCATAATTTGCAATAAAACTTGCATAATGCTTATCGTAAAAACGATATCTTAGATTAAATTCTGATTTTATAAAAGAATTATCAGAAAGTTCAGCAAAATTATAGCCATATAAAGAAACAAAAGTGTTGATAAAGTTTTGATTATAACTCCCTAAATAAAAGTCAAAAACATTAGATGTAGGATTGTTTAAAGTAAAACCTGCTTCGTTGGTGTTTTGAAACGTTAATCTCTCAAAAAAAGTAGTTGCAAAACCCAAAGTACCTTTTGCTTGTGCAAACCTTTTAAAGTCGTTGTTAAAATTTGAAGAATTTAAATACCATTTCATATTTAAATCTGCAAAATATCCTGTAGTTGCAAAATATCTTTTATCATAAGTATCTAACTTTAAATAGCCAAAAACGCTATAATAATTACTATTGTCTATGATTGTTTCATTGCCATTATTGTTAAAAGTTTCGGTTTTTGCTTTTAAATATTTATGTTCTAAACCTAGCCCTAGTGCGAATTTTCTACTAAACGTAGTTTGAAAAAACAATTGATTTGTAATATCTGTATAATTTAAATTAATAGTGCTTACAATAGGAATGTTTGTATTTGCTAAATTAAACTTTGCATTGTCTCTAAAATGATTATACCTAGATCTAAAGCCATAACTCACATAAAAACCATTATCTACAAAATAGTTTAAATTATACCTTATATTATCTCCTAGAACAACATCTAAAGAGAGTAAATCATTGTTGGCTATTACATTCTTTCGGCTGTATTTTGCCAAAACTCCTGATTTATATAAAAGATCATAATGCGCTCCTAGTTTTAATGTAGCGTTTTCTTTAGATTCTTTTAATAAAAAATCTACTATATAACTACCATCTGCTTTTTCTATAAAGTTATACTCTATTCTATCATAATTTCTAGTTGCAGAAAGTAACCCTATTTTTTTTGTAATATCTTTTCTAGATAAACTATCCCCTTCTTTTATATTCAATTTTCCTAGTACATAAGCCCTAGTATAATTCTCTGAACCATAAATTTCTATATTAGAAATTAATAATTTTTCATCAATATAATCAATAACCTTTCTTTTCCTTTTTACAGTTTGTTTCTTTGCAATTTCTTTAAAAACCTCTTTAAACTTTAAAGCTTCAATAGTACCTTTTTCTAAAATATCAACCTTTTTATCAAAATCTACTACTGAATATTGAAATATATCTGGATGTATATACACATCTAACTTTTTTATTTCTTCATCTGATTTGCTATACATTTGATAGCTCATAATCTGATTTAAAAGCGCCACAGCAGAATTAATTTTGTCTTTTTCAAATAACTCTCCTTCAACATCTACTCCAATTACAATATCTATCCCTTTATCCTTCATTACGCTTACAGGAAAATTGTTTGCAATACCTCCATCCACTAAGAGTTTACCATCAATTTCAACAGGATTTAATAGCGATGGAAAAGATCCACTAGCTCTTAATGCTAATGGCAAAGAACCTGTCTCCAAAATTACAGGCGCTCCATTTTCTACATCTGTTGCAATACAAAAAAAAGGAACGGGTAATTTTGAAAAATCTAAATCGCCATCTGCTGCATCAAGTAATTGCAATAATAAATTTAGTACATTTTGCCCTCTAGAAATTGCTCTTGGCAAACCTATTGTACCTCCATCTGCAGGTAGTGTAATTACTGTATTTTCACCAAATTCTTTTTCAAAAAAAGTTTCTGAACTTCTTGGTAATTTATCTCTAATAAGCATTTGAAAATCGGTGTCGAGTATAATTTTTTCTATCTGTAAAGCAGAGTAACCTGCTGCATACATACCACCAATGATAGCGCCCATACTTGTGCCACCAATATAATCTAAATGAATACCAGCTTTGTCTATTTCTTTTAAAACAGCTATATGTGCAAAGCCTTTTGCACCACCTCCACTTAAAACCAAACCAACTTTGGGTTGCTTTTGTTGTGCAAACAAAAACAAAGGAATTACATAAATTAGAAGAAATAGTTTATTTTTCATTTTCTTTTTTTGGGTGATAAAACTGATGAATTTTCATAGCTCTTGCGTTGCCAACTTCTGCTTTAATTTCATCGAAAGAAGCTTCTTTAACACGTTTTGCCGATTTAAATTTACGCAATAAAGTTGTAATAGTCTGTTTCCCAACGTTTGGAATTTCTTCCAACTCACTTTGTATGGCACTTTTGCTACGTTTATTTCTGTGAAACGTAATTCCAAATCTGTGTGCTTCGTTTCTTAAAAACTGGGTAATTTTTAAAGTTTCAGATTTTTTATTTAAATACAAAGGAATAGGATCATCTGGATAATAAATTTCTTCCAAACGTTTAGCAATACCAATAATGGCAATTTTACCTCGCAAACCTAAATCTTCTAAAGCTTTTACACCAGATGATAATTGTCCTTTTCCACCATCCACAATAATTAATTGTGGCAAAGATTCGCCTTCTGCCAACAAACGCTTATATCTTCTAAACACTACTTCTTCCATC
The DNA window shown above is from Polaribacter sp. Hel_I_88 and carries:
- a CDS encoding inorganic phosphate transporter, which gives rise to MGDPYILMLIALTVLAIIDLVVGVSNDAVNFLNSAIGSKAIPVKKILIIASIGVFVGSVTSSGMMEVARKGIFVPGEFYFNEIMYIFMAVMITDILLLDVFNSLGMPTSTTVSIVFELLGAAVAMALIKIYTTDNGETFVNLGKYINTETATFIIFGILLSVIVAFSIGAIVQFISRLIYSFHIENRPSYINALFGGFAITAITYFIVIKGLKGTPFKDNIDGYINGNIWLILIGGFVIWSIISQLLISVFKVNILKLIIGIGTFSLALAFAGNDLVNFIGVPIAAWDSYTAWQNSGQAATEFSMAVLDKKVSANFIYLLIAGAVMVVTIWTSKKAKTVIETGINLSRQGEGHERFQPNTLSRLVVRAAMGINVGISAIVPKKTLAFVDSKFQKPVIELSKDKTYEMPAFDLIRASINLIVAGILISVGTSLKLPLSTTYVTFMVAMGTSLADRAWGRESAVYRVAGVLNVIGGWFMTALVAFVAAAIVAYLINLGGIVMVGILLLLVFGLIARNSVNLTKKTKEVKKQEYIERAELITINGVIEESADHISGVINRVNKLYTHVVNDLANHDLNKLRKTDKHVGKLNDEIDGLKDGVFYFIKSLDETSVQGSRFYIMVLGYLQDVAQSISYISRASYKHVNNNHKNLKKGQIKDLKSIDIELSELLTKEAEIFENRDLDDLNDLLIQKNELLKNVSESIEKQVARIRTDETSPKNTTLYFSILLETKDLISALINLLQTYEEFHLTTKQSK
- a CDS encoding patatin-like phospholipase family protein codes for the protein MKNKLFLLIYVIPLFLFAQQKQPKVGLVLSGGGAKGFAHIAVLKEIDKAGIHLDYIGGTSMGAIIGGMYAAGYSALQIEKIILDTDFQMLIRDKLPRSSETFFEKEFGENTVITLPADGGTIGLPRAISRGQNVLNLLLQLLDAADGDLDFSKLPVPFFCIATDVENGAPVILETGSLPLALRASGSFPSLLNPVEIDGKLLVDGGIANNFPVSVMKDKGIDIVIGVDVEGELFEKDKINSAVALLNQIMSYQMYSKSDEEIKKLDVYIHPDIFQYSVVDFDKKVDILEKGTIEALKFKEVFKEIAKKQTVKRKRKVIDYIDEKLLISNIEIYGSENYTRAYVLGKLNIKEGDSLSRKDITKKIGLLSATRNYDRIEYNFIEKADGSYIVDFLLKESKENATLKLGAHYDLLYKSGVLAKYSRKNVIANNDLLSLDVVLGDNIRYNLNYFVDNGFYVSYGFRSRYNHFRDNAKFNLANTNIPIVSTINLNYTDITNQLFFQTTFSRKFALGLGLEHKYLKAKTETFNNNGNETIIDNSNYYSVFGYLKLDTYDKRYFATTGYFADLNMKWYLNSSNFNNDFKRFAQAKGTLGFATTFFERLTFQNTNEAGFTLNNPTSNVFDFYLGSYNQNFINTFVSLYGYNFAELSDNSFIKSEFNLRYRFYDKHYASFIANYARLEDNVFKNLEFFDNIKSGYAVGYSYNSLLGPLEIKYTWSPDTKDGFWLFNLGFWF